GGAAAGGAGGCAAGCCGCCCAAGCGACCTGCCCCCTCCCCCCTGACACCCTCCCTCCTGCCTCCTAAGCAGTTGGCATTTTCAATCTTAGAAGATTCTCAGGTTGATGTACTTCTTTGGATTCTTCTTCAAATCCATCACCAGCGAGTCCACGCGCAGCAGCAGCGTGTCCAGGCGCGCGTACACCGCCGGATCGTTCAGCAGCTTGCCCGCGGTGCCGTTGCCGTTGCTCACTTTGTCCAGCACGCCTTGCACCTGCACGTTGGTCTGCTTGAAGTCGCGCGTGAGCTGCTCGAGCTGCGCCGACGTGGCCTGCAGATTCTTCACCGTCGAATCGACCTTGGTGGAATCCACGCTGGCCAGGGTGCGACGCACGGTCTGCTGGGTGAGCGTGAGCTGCTTCGACTGTTCGGCCGTCACCGAGCTCAATTGCGCCACGAGCTTCGTGAGGTCGGCGATCGTCTGCCGCACATCCTTCACACCGCCGCCTTCCACGAACTGCGTGCGTGCTTCGTCGGTGAGGGCGCGGATGTTGAGCGCGATCGAATCGCCCTTGCTCAGCAACTCCGGTACGCCCGGCGAGCCGGTGCCGGTCGGAATCGTATCGCCTTCCGACATGTAGCCCTGGCGGCCGATGATCGGCGTGAGGGCGATCAGCTGGTCGCCGAAGATACCGTTGGCCTGCACCGTCGCTGTGGTGCCGGCCGGCACCTTGTACTGCGACTGCAGCTTGAGTGCGACCGCGATCGTGCCGTCGGGAATCAGGTCGACCTTGTCGACATAGCCCACCTGCACACCGGCCAACAACACAGGCTGCCCCTGCTTGAGTCCGGCGCCCCACTTGAAGCGGGCGAACATGGGGTAGCCGCTGGCGAGACCGCCACGGGCGATCCAGATCGTGCCGCCGATGCCAAGAATCACCGCCACCAGCAGCAGCAGACCGACAAGCAGTTCGTCGCGTCGTTTCGTCGTCATGTATGAAGAGAGAGCAGGCGGTCAGGCCTGAATGAATGGAGCAAGGACGGCAGCCACGAGGGCATCGAGCACCAGAATGCACACCGACGCGATGACGACGGCGAGCGCGGTGGAACGACCCACGCCCTCAGCGCCCGCTTCGGTGACGTAGCCCTCGTACGAACAGACGAAGGAAATGGCCGCTCCGAACAGGAACGCCTTGATCAGCGAATACACCACCTGGAACGCCGTGAAGGCCAGACGCAGCCCGGCGAGAAAGTCGTCGGTGCGCACGTCGGTGGCCGTCACCAGAATGGCCCACGCGCTCGCGATGGCGGTGGCGTTCGCCAGAATCACCAAGGCGGGCAACATCACGATACCGGCCAGAAAGCGAGGCAACGCGAGATACGCCACCGGATCGAACGACAGCGTTTCAAGCGCGTCGATCTGCTCGGTCACGCGCATGGTGCCGATTTCTGCCGTCATCCGTGCGCCGACGCGGCCCGTGAGCACCAGTGCCGTGAGCAGCGGCCCCAGTTCCAGCACGATGCTCTGTCGCGTGATCAGACCGACGACCGAGAGCTGCACGCCGGGAAAGAGCTGATAGCGCGTCTGGAAGGCTGTCACGCCGCCCAGGAACGCCGCCACGATAATAGTGAGGGGCACGGACTCGACGCCCATCGTCCGCATCTGCCTGATCGTTTCGGGGACCCACGTGCCGGGGTCGCGTACGCCGCGCACGATATCTCGCGCGAAGTAGCCGCGCTTGCCGAGCGCGCGCAGAATGCCCCCGGTGCGCCGTTCGGCCAACCGGACTACGAGGTCCATACCGAGCATCAGGTACGCACCCGATAGAGCAGCACCAGCGCGAAGAGCCCGCACGCCACGTTGGGGACCCATGCCGCCAGGTCGGGGGGCATGAGCCCCTTTCCACCGATCGCCTTGGTCAACTGAATGAGCACGAGAAAGAGAATGGTCGTGGCCAGACTGACCGCGATACCGTAAGCGGCTCCACCGCGCTGCGAACTGGTCGCCAGCGGTGCACCGAACAAGGCAATGATGAGACAGGTGACCGGAATCGCCAACTTCAGCATCCGTTCCACCCTGAGCAAGTTCACGTCGGCCCCCGAGCGTTCCAGCGCGGTGATGAATCGCGTGAGATCCGCGAAATTCATTTCACTCGGCTGCCGCTCGGTCGCCTGTAGATCCTGTGGCTTCTCCGTAAAGTGCCGGTCCACGAGGGAATCGTAGGCCACGGCACGGTCGGTGGAGTCGTTGGGGACCATATGCACGATCCCCGACTTCAGGACCCAACCGCGATTGTCGTACCACGTCGCATTCTTGGCCGCCACCAGCAGTCCAGGTCGCTTGGCCGACCCGCGCTCTTCGATCTCCATGTTCTCGACGAAGCGCTGCTTCACGTCGAGCGTGTAGATACGGTAGACACGGCCCGTTTCGCTGGCAAACGCGAAGTTGTAGCGATTATTGTCGCGGTCCTGACCTTTACCGGCCAGCAGCTTGAGACGCTGCGCGTTGGCCGGTGGCGCAATCTCGGCGAACACCACGTCGATGCCCATGGCGACCATCGACATAAAGAGGATCGGCGCGATGAATCGATAGAAGCTGATCCCGGACGCCTTCGCGGCGGTGATCTCGGAATAGCGCGTGAACGTGCCAATGGAAAATACCGTGGCGAACAGCACGGCGGCCGGGAGCACCATGAACAGCGTGTCGGGAATCCAGTACACGTAGCTGAGGGCCACCGCTTTGAGCGCGAGCTTGCGCTCGGTGTACTTCCGCAGGTTGTCCACCAGATCGATCACGAACACCAGCACCGGGAAGCCCAGTGTGGTGATCGTAAAGATGCGGGTGAACTCGGCCGCCACGTACCGATCGAGCGGCGTAATGAAGCGACGGCTCACGCGCCCACCGCCGCCGCCGATCCCTTGCCCGCCGCCTTCGCGGCCTGTTCCTGCTTCATCTGGGTCGCCAGCGCGCGTCGCGCCCCGCGATCCGCCCACCAGTCACGAATCCCGCCGCCGCGCGACGTATCGGTCGTCGACTCCACTCGCCACAAGAGCACCACACCGGTCACCGTGAAAATGGCATTCGCGATCCACATCGCGATCGACGGTGGCACCAGACCCTTGTCGGCCAGTGCTTCACCACCCATCAGACACACGTAGTACAACCCGAACACGCCGATGCTGACGCCGATCGTCACCCCGACACCGCCGCGCGGAAAGCGCAGCGCGATCGGTGGGCCGAAGAGCACGAACACGAGGCAGGCGAACGACAGCGCGAACTTCTTGTGGATCTCGACCGTCAGGCTGTCGAGTCCTTCGCGCGACGCCACCAGCTGGGCATCGGCCGCGTTCATCGCGCCGCGATACATCGTCACGGTATCGAGTGCCGGCGGAATCGGCGCCGACATCGTCACGGCGGGCGGCGGCGTAGGGACGACCGCGCCGAGCGTGTCCTTCTTCAACGTGTCGCCGGGCTGCGCGATCACGGGGGCGCCGGGCTGCGCAATCACCGGGGCGCCCTGCGGTGTGACCACGGGAGCCTGTGGGATGGTTGACACTACCGGTGCTTGCGCCTTGGCTTTCTTGGGGAGGAAGAGCGACGGCAACGTCACACAGTAGAAGCGCGAGAGGCCTTCCTCTGGGGGCCGGTCACGCGGCGCCGTGAGCGTCTTGGTGCCCGGTGCCACGAGGCGGCTGGCGTACATGATGTACTCCTGACGCACTCGCCGGAACTCCAGCGCATCGGCCGCGTACCGCCGGTGCATCTCGCACACCGTCATCTCGCGGTCGCTGCGGAAGTCGTCCTTGCTGGTGCTCTCGAAGCCACGGGTGATGCCGCGCACCTTCACCGTCTGATCTATGAAGAAGCTGCGCTGCAGCCGCTTCGCATCACCACGGACAAACTCCTGCGTATATCCATCGAACAGCCGCAGCAGCAGATCCTGCCCGTTCGACGTCAGCGAGAACACGCCGCTGTCGGCGTAGATCGTCTTGCGCTCCGGTCCCCTGGTGAGATCGTAGATCACGACGTCGTACATCTTGTTCGTGTTCGCATCGCTGCGGGCAATCCGCATGAAAAACTGGTCCGTGATCGCATTCATCGCCTGGTCCCTCAAGGCGAGCGTCGGCTTCGTCTTCGCGATATCGTTCTGCAGAATACGCAGTTCGTGGTTGGCGCGCGGCAGCACCTGATCGTTGAACGCGACCATCGCGATCGACAACAGGAAGGCGCAGGTCAACACCGGCAGCATCAACGTGCGGACACGCACACCACTCGCCTTGAAAGCGGTGATCTCGTGTTCGGCGGCCATACGGCCGAAGGTGTACAAGGTCGCCACCAGCACGGCCATCGGCATCGTCATCGCGACGGTGAATGGCAGCGACAGGACGAAGAATTTACCGATGGCCGACCAGGGGAGTCCCTTGCCGGCAAGGTTCGCAAGCTGGCGCGCGACGTACTGCAGCATGAGCAGCGACGTCAGCGCAGACAGCGCAAACAGGAGAGGTCCGACGTGCTCGCGCACGACATAGCGGGTAACAAGCTTCACGACGTAAATTCCTTGGTGACCACCCGCATTATCAAGGGCGCGTCGGCCTAGAGTCGACAATATGCGCTCGCAGTTTTTGACCGTACCGCGGCGACATGGCTGGCCGCTGGTACCCCACGACCGGAGTTCGGTGCGCAGGCTGCTCCAAACATGGGCGCTCGCGGTAGTGCCCATGGCCTGGCCCATGGCGCTGCCGATCGCGTTGCTCCCGGCCGTTTCCCTTTTGGCGTCGCCGCTCGCGGCTCAACAGGTCGTCCCGAGGCCTGCGCCGCTGCCTCCAGGGGCGCGTCTGGCCGCGGACACGCTGCGGCTCAGGGTCCCCTCCATACTCGGCCCTCTCGGGGTCGCTACGGCGCTGCGCCCGGATCCGGCCCGGGTCGCCGACCGTGCCGTGGCCATCGCCCGCCGGCTCCACGACGAGCGGATTGTGGCCCGCTGGGGACAAACTGTGGTGCGCGGACTCTCCGCGCCCGGGCCGACGGTCGCGGTTGTCCGGTCGGACAGCGGTCCGACCCCGGGCGCCCTCGTCCCGCTCGTCCCGCAGCGCCGGGTGGGTGCCGACGCGGCCACCCAGCTGGCGACCGACCTGCTGGGCGACATCGGCGACCTCGGGATCGCGCTCCAGTCGCGCCTCGAGTCGAAGGTGCAGCGCAGTCGCAACGAGCGATGCACCACGGCGCAGCTGACCATCCTCGGCAACAATTGCTTCGGCATCTTCCAGCCCGCCTTCGACTTTCAGTTCAACGTGCGCACCGGCGGCGTCGTCGCCGATCGCATCTTTGTGAATGTCGACTACGACTCGCAGCGCGAGTTCGACGCGTCGAACAACATCTCGGTGCGCTATCAGGGCAAGTCGGACGAAGCGCTGCAGACGCTGGAAGTCGGCAACGTCACCTTCCAACCGCCGGCCTCGCGCTTTCTCACCGCCGGTATTCCGTCGGGCAATTACGGCATCCAGGCCACCGGCCAGATTGGCCCCATGCGCTTCACGTCCATCGTGGCGCAGCAGAAAGGCAACGTCTCGAAGGACAACGTCTTCACCATCGGCGAACGCTCGCAACAGCAGGTCGACCGCGTCATCGAAGACATCCAGGTCGAAACGCGGCGGTTCTTCTTCACGGTCGATCCACGTTTGCTCGGCGGATACCCGAACATCGATTTGCTGAACCGGCAGCAGATGCAGCAGCTGGCCGCATCACTGCCCGATTCGGTGCGACCGGCACGGCTGTACGTGTATCGCCAGCTCATCGGCGCCGCCAATCAGAATCCGCGCGGTCCACAGTTCTCGGTGCGCGGTGCGCGCAACCCGTCGCGCCAGATCTACGAGGTGTTGCGCGAGAACGTCGACTACTACGTCGATCCCTCGCAGCTCTGGATTGCGCTGGTCCGTCCGCTCAATCCCAACAACGAGCGCCTCGCCGTTGCGTACGAAGTGACCGTGAATGGCACGTCCGGGCGCAACGTGAACACCGGCGGTACGCCCGACATCGAGTTCACCGCCGATCCACAGTTCGCAAATCTGCTCTGGGAACCCGAGCTGCAGCCCACGAACACCGCCTACTTCCTGCGCGAACTGAAGTCGGTGTACCGCCTCGGCGGCGAAGATCTGCAGCGTCAGACGATCAAGCTCAAGCTCGTGACCGGCACGTCGGGCGATCAGGAAAAGCCGATCGATCCCTCGCGCGGCGAAACGTATCTGCAGCTGTTCGGCCTTTCGCAGGCGACCAACTCGGCGGCGTTCGACGTGGAGAATCGCGTGTGGCCGCGTCCCAATGATCCGAACACGCTGGCGTCATTCGCTGGCGGCAACGGCCAGCAGAAGCTGATCCGCGACTACTTCGTGTTCTATCCGTCGCTGCAGCCGTTCGCGCGCGGAGGACTGGCGCAGCCTCTGGCCAATCCCGCCAACGATACGCTGTACCGCTATCCCAACGAGTACCTGTATTCGGCGCAGCGCCCGCAGGCCATCTATCGCATGGTGGCCAGCTACCTGTCCGAGGGCGGCGGCAGCACCCAGTCGATCAAGCTGAGCACCATTCAGGTACGGCCCAACTCCGAGCGCGTGTCGCTGGACGGCCGCCTGCTGACCAAGACCACCGACTACGAGATCGACTACGACCTCGGCATGATCACCTTCAACCGCCCTGACACGCTGTTCGCGACGCCGCGGCAGGTGTCGGTGCGCTACGAAGAGAACCCGCTGTTTGCGGCGGCGCCCACCACGATTCTCGGCTTCGCGTCACAGTTCCCACTCGAAAACGGCCAGTTGGCGTTCACCGCCATCTCGCAGAGTCAGCGCTCGGGATACAACCGGCCGCCGCTGGGTTTCGAACCCGTGGGCTCGTTGGTGGCCGGCGTGACCGGCAACCTGGCGTGGGATGCGCCGCTCCTCACGCGAGCCCTTGGCAAGTTGCCGTTCAAGCAGAGCTCCACGCCGTCACGCGTGAGCCTGCAGGGCGAGTTCGCGATGAGCAAACCGCAGCCCAACGCGGCGGGGCAGGCGTACATCGAATCGTTCGAAGGGGAAGGCGCCATTCCCGGCATCTCGCTCTCCGAAGGATCGTGGTACTACAGCTCGCGTCCATCGCTCGGCAATACGTTGGCCGCGCGCTTCGGCAGCAGCACCTTCTCGGTGAACCGTGCCGCGACGATGGCCTTCCAGAACAACGGCGTCGATGTCGCCGGCAATTTCATTCAGTTCAACATCCAGCAGATCGATCCGTCGGTGCGCATCGTGGGTAGCGGTGTGCAGTCGCCCGAGCAGTTGTTCTGGATGACGCTGTATCCGCTCAAGACCGGCGGCATCTTCGATTTCGAACCGGGCACGGCGAAACGCCGGTTTGCCTGGACGATCGGTGACAATACGCTGGTGGGCAATACGCCGTCCGGTCGTCGGTGGCGCTCGTTGCGCACGGTCATCAATCCCAGCGGGGCCGACCTGTCGCGCACGGAAAACATCGAGTTCTTCGCGCTCGTTCAGTCCGAACAGTTGAAGGTGAAGCGTAATCCCACGCTGGTCTTCGACTTCGGTGAGATCAGCGAAAACAGCGTAGCCTTCGCGCCCGAAACGCTTATCGTGAATTCGCCGGTACGTCAGGGGCTCCCGGCCGACACGACCTACAAAGGCAAGCGGCTCGTGGGCTTCGATCGTTTCGACTCCGAACGCGATCCGTTCTCGCGCGCCTTCAACGCGGCGGAGAACGACAAGGGTCTGCCGGGCGATGTAGCGGATACGATTGTCGTGGTGAACCGCACCGGCCCGACGCCGGTGACCACCACGCAGAACAAGGTGGCCATCTGCACGCAGGCCGTGCAGATCGTGCAGGTGCTCGGCGACAGCCGCGCGAATTGCGGCGCGCGTAACAACCGGCTCGATGAAGAAGACATCGATCTCGATGGCCAGTTGAACATCCCCAATGCCGCTATCGATCAGGAGCAGTACAAGCGCTTCGTGGTCGATCTTGCCGACACGCGCAACTGGACGCGCGTGGGTAAGTGCTATCAGCAGCAGGATTCGACAGCAAACGGCGTGGTCAGCGATTCGTTGTGCTGGGTACAGGTGCGCATCAACTGGCGCGCGCCGGCCGAAGAGCAGAACAATCCGAACGACCGGCGCATGCGCGCGCTTCGACTCACGATGGTATCGAGTGCCGAATCGGCCGATGATGCGTTCGTGCGCGTCGCGCTCACGCGCTTGAAGCTGGTCGGCGCGCCGTGGCTCAAGCGCAGCGTGGAGCCGTTGTCGGGCATGGCCGGCGACTCGGCCGGGGTGGTGGGCGGATATGTGATTGCCAGTGTGATCGGCACACTCGATTCCACCTCGTTGGTGCCGTACACACCGCCCCCTGGCGTGGTTGAAGCGCCCGAGAACAGACAGTCCGGCTACGAGAACACGCGTCTGCAGGTGAACGAGCGCGCACTGCGACTGCAGGCAGGTATTCCTGGCCGTCAGTTCCGCGCGTTCGATCGCGCCGAGGCGTTCTTCCGGTTCCAGGAGGGTACCAAGACCTTCATGGGCTACAAGACGCTGCGCTTGTGGATGCGCGGTCGCGGTAACGGCTGGGGGCAGAGTGGCGAGTTGAACGGCTACGTGAAGATCGGGCGTGACGAGAACAACTTCTACATGTATCGCACGCCCGTGAACGCCGGCCCGGGGCTCAGTGCCTGGGAGCCCGAAGTGCGGGTCGACCTGCAGAAGTTCCAGATCCTGCGCGCGCAGCTCGAGAACAACTTCCTGAAGGGCTCCGCCGATTCGGTGTCCTGCTCCGGCGCGGATCTCGAGCTGATTCGTCGCTCCGGCTTGCCACGAGGTGTCGCCGTGCGTCGCTTTGCCGTCTGTCAGGATGGCTACATCGTCTACAGCGCCGATCCCACGGTCACGCCACCAAACCTCGCTGGCGTGCAGGAAATGGCGGTCGGCCTCGTGCGCGTGGATAGCGTGCCGCGCGGCGGCACCGGCATCATGAGCAACGATACGCTCGAACTGTGGATCAACGACATTCGCCTCACCGACGTGGTCGACGATATCGGCTTCGCCGGCGAGCTTGGACTCGCCGTGAATGCCGGCGATCTGGCCGACTTCCGCATGAATGTGAGTCGTCGCGATCCGAACTTCCGTCAGCTCAATGAAACGCCATCGTTCCTGACCACGAGCGGCGTGAGCGTGGGCACGACGCTGCACCTGGAGCGGATGCTGCCGTCGCGCCTTGGCATCGTCATGCCGTTCAGCGTCGACTACGCGGGCTCGGGGGTCAATCAGCTGTTCATCAATCGGACGGACGTGCGTGCCAGTGGCATCGAAGGATTGCGTAATCCGAGCGATCGGCGCGTGAACTACTCGTTGGCGCTGCGAAGGGCCACGCCGATGGGCGGTGGGTGGTATGCGCCCCTGTTGAACGGACTCGCACTCAACGGCACGTGGTCGAACGCTGCGTCACAGAGCGCGTTCCAGAAGGCCACCAACAGCGCCTATGCGCTCGGCGCGTCGCTCAATCTCTCCGATGATCGTCGCGAGTCGAAGCTGCCGCGCGTGGTCGATGTGCTCTTCGGCATTCTGCCGCGTGGGCTCCGTGAAAGTGACGCGATTCGCAACTTCCGTGGACAGCGGTTCCGCTGGTCGCCGACCGCCTTGCGGCTGTCGAGCTCCATGGCGCGCCAGGCCAACTCGAGTACGTCGTTCACGAAGGCGGCCGAGTCGCCGACCGATACGGGTCAGGTCGCGAACGGACTCACGCATTTCTGGCAGAACAGCGGTACGCTGGAGTTCCGTCCATCGGCCGGTCTCACGGCCTCCATGAACGCGCGTCAGCTGCTCGATCTGCGCGACTACCGCACCACGTCGCTATTGCCGGACAGCACCGACCGTGGACAGGCGGCGGCCGCCGAGCGCTTGCAGGTACTGGGTACGACGCTCGGGCTCGAGCGCGAACGGTCGCTCACTTCGGCGATCCTGTTCCAGCCCACGCTGGCCGTGTGGTTGCGGCCGCGAATCGACTTCAACTCCACGTTCAACCTGAACAAGGATCCGAATGCACGCGCGCTCTTGCGTGAACAGGATTCCACGGGTGCGTATCGCTTGCCCAAGCGACTCGGTGCGGCGCAGACACTGAGCACCGGTACCACCTTCGACTTCGGTCGCTTGATTGCGACGCGCACGAAGGAGAAGACGCTGGTGAATCGACTGGGACGGATGTTCGCGCCCATCGATGTGTCGTGGCAACAGAGTCTCACGTCGAACTACGACAACACCGCCTTCATTCCCGGGTGGGGCTATCAGTTGGGGCTTGGGGGTATTCAATCGTTCCGCGGGCTCGATACCCGCCTGGCCACCACGGCCGGGCGCCTGCGGCGCGCCACCGCCACCGGCTCGCTCAATCTGCCCTTCTCGCTCACAGTGCAGTCACGCGTCGAGAACGGCACTACCGAAACGTGGACGCGTCGCACTTTCGACGGCTTTCAGGCCGTCATCACCAGTACGCAGCTGGTAAAGCCCGACTATTCCGTGCGCTGGAGCTGGCGCCCCGTGCGGCTGCGGAAGGTGATCACGATGTTGAACGTGAACGGGCGCTATCTCGTGAGTGAGCAGGAAACGACCATCCCCAACGAAACCGGCGGGTTGGCCGATCGCAGCCGCACCACGGCCCGCAGTCAGCCGCTATCGGGCGCGATCACCTGGGCCTTCCTCGGTGGACTGACCACCAACGCGTCACTCGACCGCACGCACCGCGAAGACAGTCGCCCCGGTTCGCTCACCAACGGCGACACGCGGCGCGTCTCGTTCGATGTGGCCCGGCGGTTCAAAGTGCCGAAGCGATTCACCACGCGGAACGCCACGGTGCGCACCTCGCTGTCGTACCAGAGCGAGGAGTCGCAGTCGATCGTGCAGGGATCGTCGTCCACCAACGCGGCCGGCGAGGTCATCACGATCCCGCCGTCAGTGCTCACCGACAACGGCCGTCGGGCGTTCAACTTCAACGCGGATACCGATCTGTCGGAACTGCTCACCTTCAGTCTGACCGGGTCGCGGGTCGTGAACTTCGACCGCAATTTCAACCGGCAGACGTCGAACCTGATCTTCAGTGCGGTGCTGCAGCTCCGCTTCTTTGCGGGTGATCTGAAGTAGCTCCGGCGTTCCGGCGCGTGATAAAGATGATACTGGCGTCGTGCGGGTTACCACCGCGGCGCCGACTGTCACTACCGTGGCATCATGCCCACGCCCGCGGAACGTCAGGCCCTCCTGTTTCTCGCGGCCGTCGCGGTGATCGGCGGCGGCGCACGAGTGCTGAGTACACGCCAGCTCTCCCGCGACGTCGCGGAGGCAGAGCAGGGGCCCGCTCCGAACACCGATCTCGC
This region of Gemmatimonas groenlandica genomic DNA includes:
- a CDS encoding MlaD family protein, which codes for MTTKRRDELLVGLLLLVAVILGIGGTIWIARGGLASGYPMFARFKWGAGLKQGQPVLLAGVQVGYVDKVDLIPDGTIAVALKLQSQYKVPAGTTATVQANGIFGDQLIALTPIIGRQGYMSEGDTIPTGTGSPGVPELLSKGDSIALNIRALTDEARTQFVEGGGVKDVRQTIADLTKLVAQLSSVTAEQSKQLTLTQQTVRRTLASVDSTKVDSTVKNLQATSAQLEQLTRDFKQTNVQVQGVLDKVSNGNGTAGKLLNDPAVYARLDTLLLRVDSLVMDLKKNPKKYINLRIF
- a CDS encoding MlaE family ABC transporter permease, giving the protein MDLVVRLAERRTGGILRALGKRGYFARDIVRGVRDPGTWVPETIRQMRTMGVESVPLTIIVAAFLGGVTAFQTRYQLFPGVQLSVVGLITRQSIVLELGPLLTALVLTGRVGARMTAEIGTMRVTEQIDALETLSFDPVAYLALPRFLAGIVMLPALVILANATAIASAWAILVTATDVRTDDFLAGLRLAFTAFQVVYSLIKAFLFGAAISFVCSYEGYVTEAGAEGVGRSTALAVVIASVCILVLDALVAAVLAPFIQA
- a CDS encoding LptF/LptG family permease, giving the protein MSRRFITPLDRYVAAEFTRIFTITTLGFPVLVFVIDLVDNLRKYTERKLALKAVALSYVYWIPDTLFMVLPAAVLFATVFSIGTFTRYSEITAAKASGISFYRFIAPILFMSMVAMGIDVVFAEIAPPANAQRLKLLAGKGQDRDNNRYNFAFASETGRVYRIYTLDVKQRFVENMEIEERGSAKRPGLLVAAKNATWYDNRGWVLKSGIVHMVPNDSTDRAVAYDSLVDRHFTEKPQDLQATERQPSEMNFADLTRFITALERSGADVNLLRVERMLKLAIPVTCLIIALFGAPLATSSQRGGAAYGIAVSLATTILFLVLIQLTKAIGGKGLMPPDLAAWVPNVACGLFALVLLYRVRT
- a CDS encoding LptF/LptG family permease, with protein sequence MKLVTRYVVREHVGPLLFALSALTSLLMLQYVARQLANLAGKGLPWSAIGKFFVLSLPFTVAMTMPMAVLVATLYTFGRMAAEHEITAFKASGVRVRTLMLPVLTCAFLLSIAMVAFNDQVLPRANHELRILQNDIAKTKPTLALRDQAMNAITDQFFMRIARSDANTNKMYDVVIYDLTRGPERKTIYADSGVFSLTSNGQDLLLRLFDGYTQEFVRGDAKRLQRSFFIDQTVKVRGITRGFESTSKDDFRSDREMTVCEMHRRYAADALEFRRVRQEYIMYASRLVAPGTKTLTAPRDRPPEEGLSRFYCVTLPSLFLPKKAKAQAPVVSTIPQAPVVTPQGAPVIAQPGAPVIAQPGDTLKKDTLGAVVPTPPPAVTMSAPIPPALDTVTMYRGAMNAADAQLVASREGLDSLTVEIHKKFALSFACLVFVLFGPPIALRFPRGGVGVTIGVSIGVFGLYYVCLMGGEALADKGLVPPSIAMWIANAIFTVTGVVLLWRVESTTDTSRGGGIRDWWADRGARRALATQMKQEQAAKAAGKGSAAAVGA
- the sprA gene encoding cell surface protein SprA, giving the protein MAWPMALPIALLPAVSLLASPLAAQQVVPRPAPLPPGARLAADTLRLRVPSILGPLGVATALRPDPARVADRAVAIARRLHDERIVARWGQTVVRGLSAPGPTVAVVRSDSGPTPGALVPLVPQRRVGADAATQLATDLLGDIGDLGIALQSRLESKVQRSRNERCTTAQLTILGNNCFGIFQPAFDFQFNVRTGGVVADRIFVNVDYDSQREFDASNNISVRYQGKSDEALQTLEVGNVTFQPPASRFLTAGIPSGNYGIQATGQIGPMRFTSIVAQQKGNVSKDNVFTIGERSQQQVDRVIEDIQVETRRFFFTVDPRLLGGYPNIDLLNRQQMQQLAASLPDSVRPARLYVYRQLIGAANQNPRGPQFSVRGARNPSRQIYEVLRENVDYYVDPSQLWIALVRPLNPNNERLAVAYEVTVNGTSGRNVNTGGTPDIEFTADPQFANLLWEPELQPTNTAYFLRELKSVYRLGGEDLQRQTIKLKLVTGTSGDQEKPIDPSRGETYLQLFGLSQATNSAAFDVENRVWPRPNDPNTLASFAGGNGQQKLIRDYFVFYPSLQPFARGGLAQPLANPANDTLYRYPNEYLYSAQRPQAIYRMVASYLSEGGGSTQSIKLSTIQVRPNSERVSLDGRLLTKTTDYEIDYDLGMITFNRPDTLFATPRQVSVRYEENPLFAAAPTTILGFASQFPLENGQLAFTAISQSQRSGYNRPPLGFEPVGSLVAGVTGNLAWDAPLLTRALGKLPFKQSSTPSRVSLQGEFAMSKPQPNAAGQAYIESFEGEGAIPGISLSEGSWYYSSRPSLGNTLAARFGSSTFSVNRAATMAFQNNGVDVAGNFIQFNIQQIDPSVRIVGSGVQSPEQLFWMTLYPLKTGGIFDFEPGTAKRRFAWTIGDNTLVGNTPSGRRWRSLRTVINPSGADLSRTENIEFFALVQSEQLKVKRNPTLVFDFGEISENSVAFAPETLIVNSPVRQGLPADTTYKGKRLVGFDRFDSERDPFSRAFNAAENDKGLPGDVADTIVVVNRTGPTPVTTTQNKVAICTQAVQIVQVLGDSRANCGARNNRLDEEDIDLDGQLNIPNAAIDQEQYKRFVVDLADTRNWTRVGKCYQQQDSTANGVVSDSLCWVQVRINWRAPAEEQNNPNDRRMRALRLTMVSSAESADDAFVRVALTRLKLVGAPWLKRSVEPLSGMAGDSAGVVGGYVIASVIGTLDSTSLVPYTPPPGVVEAPENRQSGYENTRLQVNERALRLQAGIPGRQFRAFDRAEAFFRFQEGTKTFMGYKTLRLWMRGRGNGWGQSGELNGYVKIGRDENNFYMYRTPVNAGPGLSAWEPEVRVDLQKFQILRAQLENNFLKGSADSVSCSGADLELIRRSGLPRGVAVRRFAVCQDGYIVYSADPTVTPPNLAGVQEMAVGLVRVDSVPRGGTGIMSNDTLELWINDIRLTDVVDDIGFAGELGLAVNAGDLADFRMNVSRRDPNFRQLNETPSFLTTSGVSVGTTLHLERMLPSRLGIVMPFSVDYAGSGVNQLFINRTDVRASGIEGLRNPSDRRVNYSLALRRATPMGGGWYAPLLNGLALNGTWSNAASQSAFQKATNSAYALGASLNLSDDRRESKLPRVVDVLFGILPRGLRESDAIRNFRGQRFRWSPTALRLSSSMARQANSSTSFTKAAESPTDTGQVANGLTHFWQNSGTLEFRPSAGLTASMNARQLLDLRDYRTTSLLPDSTDRGQAAAAERLQVLGTTLGLERERSLTSAILFQPTLAVWLRPRIDFNSTFNLNKDPNARALLREQDSTGAYRLPKRLGAAQTLSTGTTFDFGRLIATRTKEKTLVNRLGRMFAPIDVSWQQSLTSNYDNTAFIPGWGYQLGLGGIQSFRGLDTRLATTAGRLRRATATGSLNLPFSLTVQSRVENGTTETWTRRTFDGFQAVITSTQLVKPDYSVRWSWRPVRLRKVITMLNVNGRYLVSEQETTIPNETGGLADRSRTTARSQPLSGAITWAFLGGLTTNASLDRTHREDSRPGSLTNGDTRRVSFDVARRFKVPKRFTTRNATVRTSLSYQSEESQSIVQGSSSTNAAGEVITIPPSVLTDNGRRAFNFNADTDLSELLTFSLTGSRVVNFDRNFNRQTSNLIFSAVLQLRFFAGDLK